The proteins below are encoded in one region of Asticcacaulis excentricus CB 48:
- a CDS encoding TonB-dependent receptor, producing the protein MRVKAQTHNRFSLNRTLMVTCSGMVMALSAASAMAQTAQPEEEVQVITVTAQKREQSLQDVPIVVTTLSAKLLQDAGVKDIKDMQVLTPGLTVTSTQNETLTTARIRGVGTVGDNPGMESSVGVVIDGVYRPRNGVGFGDLGEIGRIEVLKGPQGTLFGKNTSAGVINIITKEPSFTFGVDGEATVSNYDGKGVSASITGPLSEDLVAGRLFVAKRERGGFYDVNTGIGPRALKEDADQNFYTVRGQLLFTPGAHKIRVIADYSKRDENCCAVVQTRTGPTGAALNTLTGGNGVAATANPEARLAYSNRPTTQQIIDGGVSVEANIKLDWLDSTLTSVTGVRKWKNTNGQDIDYSGADILYRRDNGDFKADFDTFSQELRLAGGGEKLNWLVGAFYADEDLKRTDSYVYGSQYETYLSILLAQALGLPTTTPTVSVLTGRAPGTSYTAGQGALDYYTQESKSLALFTNNGYKFTDKFEVTMGLRYTQETKKMTAIYTNSDGGVGCASAIARSGLMGNAPVGTWAAIPAASRPTVVGNMCTFWGNAAFNNRRIANEVTEKEWSGTLKGAYRFNDNIMAYVSYARGYKGGGYNLDRAQTGITPDASLYFKPETVDSYEIGLKTSMLNNKLLFNITAFDQTFQDFQLNTFLGTAFVVESIPELKSKGFDADVYWSTPIRGLSVQGGVAYADTKYGSFKASDLSNPARFPQLSLLPGARMSFAPEWTGSLAVTWSGNIAENLRATGNIAAKYSSEYNTGSDLIPFKMQDGYTLLNARLGIGAPDQAWTLEFWAQNLTDETYKQVVINAPLQGNGFQSTVQPNGTYYNQALDSNTYDAFMGQPRTYGVTLRVKY; encoded by the coding sequence ATGCGCGTAAAGGCACAAACTCACAATCGCTTCTCCCTCAACCGCACACTGATGGTAACCTGTTCCGGTATGGTTATGGCGCTCAGTGCGGCGTCTGCCATGGCCCAGACCGCTCAGCCTGAGGAAGAGGTTCAGGTCATCACCGTCACCGCCCAGAAGCGCGAACAGTCGCTCCAGGACGTGCCGATCGTGGTCACCACCCTGTCGGCCAAGCTGCTGCAGGACGCCGGCGTGAAGGACATTAAAGACATGCAGGTCCTGACGCCTGGCCTGACCGTCACCTCGACGCAGAACGAAACCCTGACCACTGCCCGTATCCGGGGTGTCGGTACGGTCGGCGACAACCCTGGAATGGAATCTTCGGTCGGCGTGGTCATCGACGGCGTTTATCGCCCGCGCAATGGCGTTGGTTTCGGCGATCTGGGCGAAATCGGCCGTATTGAAGTGCTGAAGGGGCCGCAGGGCACCCTATTCGGCAAGAACACCTCGGCCGGCGTCATCAACATCATTACCAAGGAGCCGTCTTTCACCTTCGGCGTCGATGGCGAAGCCACGGTGTCCAACTACGACGGCAAGGGCGTGTCGGCCTCGATCACCGGGCCGCTGTCCGAAGACCTGGTCGCCGGTCGCCTGTTTGTAGCCAAGCGCGAGCGGGGCGGCTTCTATGACGTCAATACCGGCATTGGCCCGCGCGCCCTCAAGGAAGACGCCGATCAGAACTTCTACACGGTGCGCGGTCAGTTGCTGTTCACGCCGGGCGCACACAAGATCCGCGTGATCGCCGACTACTCGAAGCGTGACGAAAACTGCTGCGCCGTGGTGCAGACCCGTACCGGTCCGACCGGCGCGGCGCTCAATACGCTGACAGGCGGTAACGGCGTGGCGGCGACCGCCAATCCGGAAGCGCGTCTCGCCTATTCCAACCGCCCAACCACGCAGCAGATCATCGATGGCGGCGTCTCGGTCGAAGCCAATATCAAGCTGGACTGGCTCGACTCGACCCTGACTTCTGTAACCGGCGTGCGCAAGTGGAAGAACACCAATGGTCAGGACATCGACTACTCGGGCGCCGACATCCTCTATCGCCGCGACAACGGGGATTTTAAGGCGGACTTTGACACCTTCTCGCAGGAACTGCGCCTGGCTGGTGGCGGCGAAAAGCTCAACTGGCTGGTCGGCGCCTTCTATGCCGACGAAGACCTGAAGCGCACCGACTCCTACGTCTATGGCTCGCAGTACGAAACCTATCTGTCTATCCTGCTAGCGCAGGCCTTGGGTCTTCCGACCACGACGCCGACGGTTTCGGTCCTGACCGGCCGGGCGCCAGGCACTTCCTACACGGCGGGTCAGGGTGCGCTCGACTACTATACACAGGAGTCGAAGTCGCTGGCCTTGTTCACGAACAATGGCTACAAGTTCACAGACAAGTTCGAGGTCACTATGGGCCTGCGCTATACGCAGGAAACCAAGAAAATGACCGCCATCTACACCAACTCTGACGGAGGGGTGGGCTGCGCCTCGGCCATTGCACGTTCGGGCCTGATGGGTAATGCCCCGGTCGGCACCTGGGCGGCTATCCCGGCGGCCTCGCGTCCAACCGTGGTCGGCAATATGTGTACCTTCTGGGGTAATGCGGCCTTCAATAACCGCCGCATCGCCAACGAAGTGACCGAGAAAGAATGGTCGGGCACGCTGAAAGGCGCCTACCGCTTCAACGATAACATTATGGCCTATGTCTCTTACGCACGCGGCTATAAGGGTGGCGGCTATAACCTCGACCGCGCCCAAACGGGCATCACGCCAGACGCCTCGCTCTACTTTAAGCCGGAAACTGTGGACTCCTACGAAATCGGTCTGAAGACTTCGATGCTGAACAACAAGCTGCTGTTCAACATTACGGCCTTCGATCAGACCTTCCAGGACTTCCAGCTCAACACGTTCCTCGGCACAGCCTTCGTGGTCGAGTCGATCCCGGAGCTGAAGTCGAAGGGCTTTGACGCCGATGTCTACTGGTCCACGCCGATCCGCGGTTTGTCGGTGCAGGGCGGTGTCGCCTATGCCGACACCAAGTACGGCAGCTTCAAGGCCTCTGACCTGTCGAACCCGGCACGCTTCCCGCAACTGTCGCTCCTTCCGGGGGCGCGGATGTCCTTCGCCCCGGAGTGGACGGGCTCTCTGGCCGTCACCTGGTCGGGCAATATCGCCGAAAACCTGCGCGCAACGGGCAATATCGCTGCCAAGTATTCTTCGGAATACAACACCGGCTCCGACCTGATCCCGTTCAAGATGCAGGACGGCTATACGCTGCTTAATGCCCGCCTCGGCATCGGTGCGCCTGATCAGGCCTGGACGCTGGAATTCTGGGCGCAGAACCTGACCGACGAAACCTATAAGCAGGTCGTTATCAACGCTCCGCTGCAAGGCAATGGCTTCCAGTCCACGGTTCAGCCAAACGGCACCTATTACAATCAGGCGCTCGACTCCAACACCTACGACGCTTTTATGGGCCAGCCGCGCACCTATGGCGTTACTCTTCGCGTAAAATACTGA
- a CDS encoding glycine zipper domain-containing protein produces MADKAPAEAIAEKTTRSITDALEYLEDKLKVSQDTRDKINGSIDRLQVILEEARDEAEDKTKVVRRQIRRHPGTSVAIAAAAGVVIGLLLSRRD; encoded by the coding sequence ATGGCCGACAAAGCCCCTGCCGAAGCTATTGCCGAAAAGACCACGCGCTCAATCACCGACGCGCTGGAGTACCTCGAAGACAAGCTTAAGGTGTCGCAGGACACCCGTGACAAGATCAATGGCAGTATTGACCGCCTTCAGGTCATTCTCGAAGAAGCCCGCGATGAGGCCGAAGACAAGACCAAGGTCGTGCGCCGTCAGATCCGCCGTCACCCCGGCACCTCGGTAGCCATCGCAGCCGCCGCCGGTGTGGTCATCGGCCTCCTGTTGTCGCGCCGCGACTAA
- a CDS encoding long-chain-acyl-CoA synthetase, with amino-acid sequence MNLIDRARREFIFIKRLLRLLRHIREVDSNSPVLVCDDVEASVDRHSARIALLFEDKSLTYSEMDVLANRVANWGLSRGLKPGDTVAVFLPNRLEYIPIWYGLSKIGVICALINNALTGQGLAHCINISTASLTIVDPATLPAFSEIEATLSRHQEVFVLDLAQGDETSHHHSLTQALKGVSTVRPDRKIRQGMVARDPALYIYTSGTTGLPKAAKITHARAQLYMKAFRGVSHMSEEDRLYNALPLYHSTGGLCGVGAALLNGGSMVIKRRFSASAFWPDVRSLNCTHIVYIGELCRYLVNAPVAANPDDETKHRLKVAFGNGMRPEVWSEFKSRFKVPVIIEFYGSTEGNVSLFNFDGQAGAIGRAPAYLRNAFNIRLVQFDVESETPVRGPNGLCIECKPGEVGEAIGAIGTDARHFYTGYADKAASEKKVMRDVFKKGDAWFRSGDLMKMDKDGYIYFVDRIGDTFRFKGENVSTSEVGECCARAEGVDEAIVYGVPVPHYDGKAGMVSLITGEGFSIEAFAQHVNNHLPVYARPRFVRLLQNAETTGTFKYKKMDLVLAGFDPARVSDPLYVMKMDDSGYKPLTAECLSLIESGQYRM; translated from the coding sequence ATGAACCTGATCGACAGGGCCAGGCGCGAATTCATTTTCATCAAGCGGTTGCTGCGGCTGCTGCGCCATATCCGAGAAGTAGACTCAAACTCGCCCGTGCTGGTGTGTGACGATGTCGAAGCTTCGGTGGATCGCCATTCTGCGCGCATCGCCCTGCTGTTTGAAGACAAGAGCCTCACCTATTCAGAGATGGACGTGCTGGCCAACCGCGTGGCCAACTGGGGTTTGTCGCGCGGCCTGAAACCCGGCGATACGGTGGCGGTCTTTCTGCCCAACCGGCTAGAATACATCCCCATATGGTACGGGCTGAGCAAGATCGGTGTAATCTGCGCCCTGATTAACAATGCCCTGACCGGTCAGGGTCTGGCCCACTGCATCAACATCTCCACGGCCAGCCTGACCATTGTTGATCCCGCGACCCTGCCCGCCTTTAGCGAGATCGAAGCCACCCTGAGCCGCCATCAGGAGGTGTTTGTGCTCGATCTGGCGCAGGGCGATGAAACCTCGCATCACCATTCGCTGACCCAGGCGCTGAAAGGGGTCAGCACGGTGCGCCCGGACCGCAAGATCCGGCAGGGCATGGTGGCGCGTGACCCGGCACTTTATATCTATACCTCCGGCACCACCGGCCTGCCCAAGGCGGCCAAGATCACCCATGCCCGCGCCCAGCTCTACATGAAGGCCTTCCGCGGCGTGTCGCATATGAGCGAGGAAGACCGCCTGTATAACGCCTTGCCGCTTTACCATTCGACCGGCGGCCTTTGCGGGGTGGGGGCAGCGCTGCTCAATGGTGGCTCCATGGTCATCAAGCGGCGCTTCTCGGCTTCCGCCTTCTGGCCCGATGTACGCAGCCTCAACTGCACCCACATCGTTTATATCGGGGAACTGTGCCGCTATCTCGTCAACGCGCCGGTAGCGGCAAATCCGGATGATGAGACGAAACACCGGCTTAAGGTTGCCTTCGGCAACGGTATGCGGCCGGAAGTTTGGAGCGAATTCAAGTCGCGCTTCAAGGTGCCGGTGATCATCGAATTTTACGGTTCGACCGAAGGCAATGTGTCGTTGTTCAATTTTGACGGTCAGGCCGGAGCCATTGGCCGTGCGCCGGCTTATTTGCGCAACGCCTTCAATATCCGACTTGTGCAGTTCGACGTCGAAAGCGAAACCCCGGTGCGCGGACCGAACGGCCTGTGCATCGAGTGCAAGCCCGGCGAGGTCGGCGAAGCCATTGGCGCCATCGGCACGGACGCTCGCCACTTCTACACCGGCTATGCCGACAAGGCCGCCTCAGAGAAGAAGGTGATGCGCGACGTCTTCAAAAAGGGCGACGCCTGGTTCCGTTCCGGCGACCTGATGAAGATGGATAAGGACGGCTATATCTACTTCGTGGATCGTATCGGCGACACCTTCCGTTTCAAGGGTGAGAACGTCTCGACCTCAGAGGTGGGCGAATGCTGCGCCCGAGCCGAAGGCGTCGATGAGGCCATCGTCTATGGTGTGCCCGTCCCGCACTATGACGGCAAGGCGGGGATGGTGTCGCTGATTACCGGCGAAGGCTTCTCGATTGAGGCCTTTGCGCAGCATGTGAACAACCACCTGCCCGTTTATGCGCGGCCGCGTTTTGTGCGCCTGCTGCAAAATGCCGAAACGACAGGCACGTTCAAGTACAAGAAGATGGACCTTGTCCTGGCTGGCTTTGATCCGGCCAGGGTCAGCGATCCGCTCTACGTGATGAAGATGGACGACAGTGGCTATAAGCCTCTGACGGCGGAATGCCTGAGCCTGATCGAGAGCGGCCAGTACCGCATGTAG
- a CDS encoding M12 family metallopeptidase, giving the protein MRVWVLAVGLLWAGTANAAAVMHGVGPWSGGAVPYHFEPALLQEAGAKGTDCRNWSQWRAGSAKQACQAMDEWTRVSGVRFVPDAKRLDSVSIVRGGATTGTMGRLPAGNRVTIEPGVTYGSVLHEFGHVLGLMHEHQRPDRDDYLRLEPFLTGLLQRCTFLTEVCRDVRLSFPKVGVRAKTAYDPCSLMHYLANQAPRHPQDKRWAHIFTLTNKGQGRLKTCQGQFAALPARCRKVGQKCAVSKSDAELVRRFNGVVG; this is encoded by the coding sequence GTGCGTGTTTGGGTTTTGGCTGTGGGGCTCCTATGGGCAGGGACAGCGAACGCGGCGGCTGTCATGCACGGGGTAGGTCCGTGGTCCGGCGGGGCTGTGCCCTATCATTTTGAACCAGCGTTGCTGCAAGAGGCGGGGGCCAAAGGGACCGATTGCCGCAACTGGAGCCAATGGCGCGCCGGGTCGGCAAAGCAGGCCTGTCAGGCCATGGACGAATGGACGCGCGTCAGCGGCGTACGCTTTGTGCCTGACGCCAAACGCCTTGACTCCGTAAGCATTGTCAGGGGGGGCGCTACGACCGGCACGATGGGCCGCTTGCCTGCGGGTAATCGGGTAACCATTGAGCCGGGCGTCACCTATGGCAGCGTTTTGCACGAGTTCGGCCATGTCCTGGGGCTGATGCACGAGCACCAGCGCCCCGACCGTGACGACTATTTGCGTCTTGAACCGTTTCTGACCGGGCTTTTGCAGCGTTGTACCTTCCTGACCGAGGTGTGTCGGGATGTGCGGCTTTCCTTTCCAAAGGTTGGGGTGAGGGCAAAGACCGCCTATGATCCGTGTTCCTTGATGCACTATCTGGCCAACCAGGCACCGCGCCATCCGCAGGACAAGCGCTGGGCGCATATCTTTACCCTGACGAACAAAGGGCAGGGCAGACTCAAGACCTGTCAGGGGCAGTTTGCGGCCCTGCCGGCGCGCTGCCGTAAGGTGGGGCAGAAATGCGCGGTGTCGAAGTCGGATGCCGAACTTGTCCGGCGCTTTAACGGGGTGGTGGGTTAG
- a CDS encoding CsbD family protein, giving the protein MNRNRIEGSWEQLKGHVQKAWGKLTNDDLNEIEGDRKLLAGKIQERYGVAQDEAELQIRRWNDDDDTVDSVIADRR; this is encoded by the coding sequence ATGAACCGCAATCGCATCGAAGGCAGCTGGGAGCAGCTCAAGGGTCACGTTCAGAAGGCCTGGGGCAAGCTGACGAATGACGATCTCAATGAGATCGAAGGCGACCGAAAGCTGCTGGCCGGTAAGATTCAGGAACGCTACGGCGTCGCTCAGGACGAGGCGGAGCTTCAGATCCGCCGCTGGAACGACGACGACGACACGGTGGATTCCGTCATCGCCGATCGCCGTTAA
- a CDS encoding sensor histidine kinase, which translates to MHRVEGFFREITRWFRKREDQTAFRYGVAVAFFGVALGVRFVSDKALPPGFPFLTFFPAVMLTAWLVGLWPGIVCAGLSALAAWFFFIPPAFSFDVSPPVLVALGFFLLVSAVDIAVIHGMRLAQEKLSAERNTNAALVVHQKTLYAELQHRIANNLAFVASMLTLQSKKLQGNREATDALTDARRRLETLSRIHRKLYDPDNVNVPLRTLLRDIAEDVLHTRDGRIQLEVEVPDITLPAEQVMTLSLFVVEVLTNSLKHAFSAGQGAVTIRLDDTKPDVFVLSIRDDGPGLPGGFDLAASKSLGMRILHSFARTLKGDVAFTSERGLKTCLTFARVA; encoded by the coding sequence ATGCACAGGGTCGAGGGTTTTTTCCGGGAGATAACGCGCTGGTTTCGCAAACGCGAGGATCAGACGGCGTTTCGTTATGGCGTGGCTGTGGCCTTCTTCGGGGTGGCGCTGGGGGTTCGCTTCGTCAGCGACAAGGCTTTACCGCCCGGTTTTCCCTTCCTGACCTTCTTTCCCGCCGTTATGCTGACGGCATGGCTGGTAGGCCTCTGGCCGGGCATTGTCTGTGCGGGGCTCAGCGCGCTGGCTGCATGGTTCTTTTTCATCCCGCCGGCCTTCAGCTTCGACGTTAGCCCGCCGGTGCTGGTGGCGCTGGGTTTTTTCCTGCTGGTCTCGGCTGTTGATATCGCAGTCATCCACGGCATGCGACTAGCCCAGGAAAAATTGTCAGCCGAACGTAACACCAATGCCGCCCTGGTGGTGCATCAAAAGACGCTTTATGCCGAGCTTCAACACCGCATCGCCAACAATCTGGCCTTCGTGGCCAGTATGCTCACACTGCAATCGAAAAAGCTGCAAGGCAATCGCGAGGCGACCGATGCCCTGACCGACGCCCGCCGGCGTCTGGAAACCCTATCGCGCATCCATCGCAAGCTGTACGACCCGGACAATGTCAATGTGCCCTTGCGCACCCTTTTGCGCGACATCGCCGAAGATGTGCTGCATACCCGCGACGGACGCATCCAGCTGGAGGTCGAGGTGCCCGACATCACACTTCCCGCCGAACAGGTGATGACCCTGTCGCTGTTTGTCGTGGAAGTGTTGACCAATTCGCTGAAACACGCCTTCAGCGCCGGACAGGGCGCGGTGACCATTCGCCTTGATGACACGAAGCCCGACGTGTTTGTACTGTCGATCCGCGACGATGGCCCCGGCCTGCCCGGCGGGTTTGATCTCGCGGCCTCCAAAAGTCTGGGGATGCGCATTTTGCACAGCTTTGCCCGCACGCTGAAAGGCGATGTGGCCTTCACCAGCGAGCGTGGCCTGAAAACCTGCCTGACCTTTGCCCGCGTGGCCTGA